One Thermus sp. CCB_US3_UF1 DNA window includes the following coding sequences:
- a CDS encoding response regulator transcription factor, producing the protein MEPPLILIVEDEKDIARFIELELQAEGYRTEVAHDGITGLSRFREVNPNLVILDLMLPVMDGIEVAKRIRKTSNVPILILTAKDRVEDKVEGLDAGADDYLVKPFSIEELLARVRAHLRRVSPAITGEIRVADLIINLEGREVFRSGRRIELSNKEFELLELLAKNPGKVFSRYEIEEKVWPGYQGGSNVVDVYIGYLRKKLEAGGERRLIHTVRGVGYVLRED; encoded by the coding sequence ATGGAACCCCCCCTCATCCTCATCGTAGAGGACGAGAAGGACATCGCCCGCTTCATCGAGCTGGAGCTGCAGGCGGAGGGCTACCGCACCGAGGTGGCCCACGACGGGATCACCGGGCTTTCCCGCTTCCGCGAGGTGAACCCCAACCTGGTGATCCTGGACCTGATGCTCCCCGTCATGGACGGGATTGAGGTGGCCAAGCGCATCCGCAAGACCTCCAACGTGCCCATCCTGATCCTCACCGCCAAGGACCGGGTGGAGGACAAGGTGGAGGGGCTGGACGCCGGGGCCGACGACTACTTGGTGAAGCCCTTCTCCATAGAGGAACTCCTGGCCCGGGTGCGGGCCCACCTGCGCCGGGTCAGCCCAGCCATCACCGGGGAGATCCGGGTGGCGGACCTGATCATCAACCTCGAGGGGCGGGAGGTCTTCCGCTCCGGGCGGCGGATTGAGCTCTCCAACAAGGAGTTTGAGCTCCTGGAGCTTTTGGCCAAGAACCCGGGCAAGGTCTTCAGCCGCTACGAGATCGAGGAGAAGGTCTGGCCGGGCTACCAAGGGGGGAGCAACGTGGTGGACGTGTACATCGGCTACCTGCGCAAGAAGCTGGAGGCTGGTGGGGAGCGCCGCCTCATCCACACGGTGCGGGGCGTGGGGTACGTCTTGCGGGAGGACTAG
- the purB gene encoding adenylosuccinate lyase → MVPRYQTPEMARLWSEENRYRTWALVEAYALEAWEALGQVPKGLSARLLDKLAEKPLDRAFAQRVAELEEVTRHDLVAFTRALAEWTGDEEVGRYLHLGLTSSDVVDTAQNALLVEALDLIGEELQGVREALKGLALRYKHTPAIARTHGVHAEPTSFGLRFLSFYAAFGRDEERLRRAKEAIGVAMLSGSVGNYAHVPPEVEAHVARRLGLVPEPISTQVVPRDRHAEVLAALALLGGNLERVAVELRHLQRTEVLEAQEPFREGQTGSSSMPHKKNPVGLENLTGMARLLRGYLQPALENIALWHERDISHSSVERVVLPDATTAAHYALRRLRGILEGLVVLEANLERNLGLTRGLVYSQQVLNALIAQGLPRDRAYALVQRNALKSFEEGRDFRELLEMDPENPLKGEALGALFSPQAFLRHVDAIYARFGL, encoded by the coding sequence ATGGTCCCGCGCTACCAGACCCCGGAGATGGCCCGGCTCTGGTCGGAGGAGAACCGCTACCGCACCTGGGCCCTGGTGGAGGCCTACGCCCTCGAGGCCTGGGAGGCCCTAGGCCAGGTGCCGAAGGGCCTTTCGGCAAGGCTCTTGGACAAGCTGGCGGAAAAACCCTTAGACAGGGCCTTCGCCCAGCGGGTAGCGGAGCTGGAGGAGGTGACCCGGCACGACCTCGTGGCCTTCACCCGGGCCCTCGCCGAGTGGACGGGGGACGAGGAGGTGGGGCGCTACCTCCACCTGGGCCTCACCAGCTCCGACGTGGTGGACACGGCGCAAAACGCCCTCCTGGTGGAGGCCTTGGACCTCATCGGCGAGGAGCTCCAAGGGGTGAGGGAGGCCCTGAAGGGCCTGGCCCTGCGCTACAAGCACACCCCGGCCATCGCCCGCACCCATGGGGTGCACGCCGAGCCCACCAGCTTCGGCCTGCGCTTCCTCAGCTTCTACGCCGCCTTTGGCCGGGACGAGGAACGGCTAAGGAGGGCAAAAGAAGCCATCGGGGTGGCCATGCTCTCCGGCTCGGTGGGCAACTACGCCCACGTGCCCCCGGAGGTGGAGGCCCACGTGGCCCGGCGGCTCGGCCTGGTCCCCGAGCCCATCTCCACCCAGGTGGTGCCCCGGGACCGGCACGCGGAGGTCCTGGCAGCCCTGGCCCTCCTGGGAGGGAACCTGGAGCGGGTGGCGGTGGAGCTCCGCCACCTGCAGCGCACCGAGGTCCTGGAGGCCCAGGAGCCCTTCCGCGAGGGCCAGACGGGAAGCTCCTCCATGCCCCACAAGAAGAACCCCGTGGGCCTGGAGAACCTCACCGGGATGGCCCGCCTCCTCCGCGGCTACCTCCAGCCCGCCCTGGAAAACATCGCCCTCTGGCACGAGCGGGACATCTCCCACTCCTCCGTGGAACGGGTGGTCCTCCCCGACGCCACCACCGCCGCCCACTACGCCCTGAGGCGGCTTAGGGGCATCCTGGAGGGCCTGGTGGTCCTGGAGGCCAACCTGGAGCGGAACCTGGGGCTCACCCGGGGCCTGGTCTACTCCCAGCAGGTCCTGAACGCCCTCATCGCCCAGGGCCTGCCCCGGGACCGGGCCTACGCCCTGGTGCAGCGCAACGCCCTGAAGAGTTTTGAGGAAGGGAGGGACTTCCGGGAGCTTCTGGAAATGGATCCGGAAAACCCCCTCAAGGGGGAGGCCCTAGGGGCCCTCTTCTCCCCCCAGGCCTTCTTGCGGCATGTGGACGCCATCTACGCCCGCTTCGGGCTTTGA
- a CDS encoding DUF2089 domain-containing protein, producing MVRKNLPVRCPACEGPLGVKVLFCPACGTEVAGQFPLHEFALLPKEHLDFLRLFVKARGNLKEVERILGVSYPTVRARLDALLRVLGYEVEEEGEPEARLAVLEALRRGEISLEEAVARLREGRS from the coding sequence ATGGTGAGGAAGAACCTTCCCGTGCGCTGTCCGGCCTGCGAGGGCCCCTTGGGGGTCAAGGTCCTCTTTTGCCCCGCCTGCGGCACCGAGGTGGCGGGCCAGTTCCCCCTCCACGAGTTCGCCCTCCTGCCCAAGGAGCACCTGGATTTCCTGCGGCTTTTCGTCAAGGCCCGAGGGAACCTAAAGGAGGTGGAGCGGATCCTGGGGGTTTCCTACCCCACGGTGCGGGCCCGGCTGGATGCCCTTCTTAGGGTCCTGGGCTACGAGGTGGAGGAAGAAGGGGAGCCGGAGGCCCGTTTGGCGGTCCTGGAAGCCCTGCGGCGGGGGGAGATCAGCCTGGAGGAGGCGGTGGCCCGCTTGCGGGAAGGGAGAAGCTGA
- a CDS encoding uroporphyrinogen-III synthase — MVLLTRGKDKALLEKLAALGVEAAEVALLEQVDLPGLARLPGLLREGVDWVAVTSKEGAGRLLWAWEEAGRPPLKVAAVGEGTAGVLAAGGLPPAFLPPRATAQDLALAFPPAQRVLFVAGDLAGGDLEEGLRVRGVRVERLTVYATRARALGEEEVALLARAQVAAFFSPSGVRAFARWTERRPKAACIGPVTAREAGALGFPVVEAENPGLEGLLRAILQALGT; from the coding sequence GTGGTGCTCCTCACCCGGGGGAAAGATAAGGCGCTTTTGGAAAAGCTTGCCGCCTTGGGGGTGGAGGCGGCGGAGGTGGCCCTTTTGGAACAGGTGGACCTTCCCGGGCTGGCCCGCCTTCCTGGGCTGCTCCGGGAGGGGGTGGACTGGGTGGCGGTGACCTCCAAGGAGGGGGCGGGGCGCCTCCTTTGGGCCTGGGAAGAGGCGGGAAGGCCCCCCTTGAAGGTGGCCGCGGTGGGGGAGGGGACGGCTGGGGTCCTGGCGGCGGGGGGGCTTCCCCCGGCCTTCCTTCCCCCCCGGGCCACGGCCCAGGACCTGGCCTTGGCCTTTCCCCCCGCCCAAAGGGTCCTCTTCGTGGCCGGGGACCTGGCGGGGGGGGACCTGGAGGAGGGGCTTAGGGTCCGGGGGGTGAGGGTGGAGCGCCTTACGGTCTACGCCACCCGGGCGCGGGCCCTAGGGGAAGAGGAGGTGGCCCTCCTGGCGAGGGCCCAGGTGGCGGCCTTTTTCAGCCCCAGTGGGGTCCGGGCCTTCGCCCGCTGGACGGAAAGGAGGCCCAAGGCGGCCTGCATCGGCCCTGTCACCGCACGGGAGGCAGGGGCCTTGGGCTTTCCCGTGGTGGAGGCGGAAAACCCTGGCCTGGAGGGTCTTTTGCGGGCCATTCTCCAGGCCTTGGGGACATAA
- a CDS encoding intradiol ring-cleavage dioxygenase — translation MHRRAFLALPLLAWVRAQGGCPPTPALTEGPYWLREVPRRKDLREGLPGVPLRLGLTLRDRACRPLGGARVDLWHTDALGRYAGVQAPGTFCRGWEVSDPQGRVEFLTLFPGWYPSRTPHLHLRVEAGGQSFATQLFFPEEVQRQVYARPPYAARGLPRVGNRQDGIFRADLLLSLRPEGEGYAAEFPLTLPFGYP, via the coding sequence GTGCACCGGCGCGCCTTTTTGGCCCTGCCCCTCCTGGCCTGGGTCCGGGCCCAGGGGGGCTGCCCTCCCACCCCTGCCCTCACCGAGGGCCCCTACTGGCTGCGGGAGGTGCCCCGGCGCAAGGACCTGAGGGAGGGCCTCCCCGGGGTGCCCCTGCGCCTTGGGCTTACCCTCCGGGACCGGGCCTGCCGGCCCCTAGGGGGGGCGCGGGTGGACCTGTGGCACACGGACGCCCTGGGGCGCTACGCCGGGGTCCAAGCCCCCGGGACCTTCTGCCGGGGGTGGGAGGTCTCCGACCCCCAGGGCCGGGTGGAGTTCCTCACCCTCTTTCCCGGCTGGTATCCCAGCCGCACCCCCCACCTGCACCTCCGGGTGGAGGCGGGAGGCCAAAGCTTCGCCACCCAGCTCTTCTTCCCCGAGGAGGTGCAGCGCCAGGTCTACGCCAGGCCCCCCTACGCTGCGCGGGGCCTACCCCGGGTGGGGAACCGCCAGGACGGGATCTTCCGGGCCGACCTCCTCCTGAGCCTACGCCCTGAGGGGGAGGGGTACGCCGCCGAGTTCCCCCTCACCCTCCCCTTCGGGTACCCTTAG
- the ccsA gene encoding cytochrome c biogenesis protein CcsA, whose translation MTPATLLALAGVLFLASGLSWPRGLLWGALLYLGAALADALAKGPLSGPAQVALLLGGLLALRGETLFLRPRLSPLRRYLVLLALLLGLFALKALPHPGGGLPLALTLLHGGAFVVAYLALAVGVGAGVMCGLQDRWLRLAPERAVRAAPLWSLRRLERGYLKVGYLATTLGLGSGMAWAWGYFGSPLALDPKEVSVLLGWLLLTLYFLLEERLRGYGRVGWLLLAYALLLFAFLGAPFLGSRHPSRLSL comes from the coding sequence ATGACCCCGGCCACCCTCCTGGCCCTCGCCGGCGTGCTCTTCCTGGCCTCGGGCCTTTCCTGGCCCCGGGGCCTCCTCTGGGGGGCCCTCCTCTACCTGGGGGCGGCCCTGGCGGACGCCCTGGCCAAGGGCCCCCTCTCCGGGCCGGCCCAGGTGGCCCTGCTGCTTGGGGGGCTTCTCGCCCTGCGCGGGGAAACCCTCTTCCTTAGGCCCCGCCTTTCCCCCTTGCGCCGCTACCTGGTCCTCCTGGCCCTCCTCCTGGGCCTCTTTGCCCTGAAGGCCCTTCCCCATCCTGGTGGGGGCCTGCCCCTGGCCCTTACCCTCCTCCACGGGGGGGCCTTTGTGGTGGCCTACCTGGCCCTGGCCGTGGGGGTGGGGGCGGGGGTGATGTGCGGCCTGCAGGACCGCTGGCTGCGCCTGGCCCCGGAGAGGGCGGTGCGGGCCGCCCCCCTGTGGAGCCTCAGGCGCCTGGAGCGGGGCTACCTCAAGGTGGGGTACCTGGCCACCACCTTGGGCTTGGGAAGCGGCATGGCCTGGGCCTGGGGGTATTTCGGCAGCCCCCTGGCCCTGGACCCCAAGGAGGTTTCCGTCCTCCTGGGCTGGCTCCTCCTCACCCTTTACTTCCTCCTGGAGGAGCGGCTGCGGGGATACGGGCGGGTGGGTTGGCTGCTTCTGGCCTACGCCCTGCTCCTCTTCGCCTTCCTGGGGGCCCCCTTCCTGGGCTCCCGCCACCCCTCGAGGCTGTCCCTTTAG
- a CDS encoding HAD family hydrolase, which produces MLRAVLFDVGNTLILASPRFWLLPFLQERGLRPLQDPRPAALAAFRFYEEHHLEARDLERALGLWREFHRRLFLGMGLEAHAEALSQELVENWKNPRFWPVTPGAEATLRALRKRGYLLAVVSNWDATLPEILEVVGLRAYFQHLAVSALSGVAKPDPRLFQEALAALGVAPEEAVHVGDAEADLLGARAAGVRPLLFDPLGENPRALHRLEGVLDYLA; this is translated from the coding sequence ATGCTCCGGGCCGTCCTCTTTGACGTGGGCAACACCCTGATCCTGGCGAGCCCCCGCTTCTGGCTCCTGCCCTTTTTGCAGGAACGCGGGCTTAGGCCCCTGCAGGACCCCAGGCCCGCGGCCCTGGCCGCCTTTCGCTTTTACGAGGAGCACCACTTGGAGGCCCGGGACCTGGAGAGGGCCCTGGGGCTTTGGCGGGAGTTCCACCGGCGGCTTTTCCTGGGCATGGGCCTCGAGGCCCACGCCGAGGCCCTTTCCCAAGAGCTGGTGGAGAACTGGAAAAACCCCCGCTTCTGGCCCGTCACGCCGGGGGCCGAGGCCACCTTAAGGGCCCTAAGGAAGCGAGGGTACCTGCTGGCGGTGGTCTCCAACTGGGACGCCACCCTGCCGGAGATCCTGGAGGTGGTGGGCCTTAGGGCCTATTTCCAGCACCTGGCGGTGAGCGCCCTCTCCGGGGTGGCCAAGCCCGATCCCCGCCTCTTCCAGGAAGCCCTCGCCGCCTTGGGCGTGGCCCCGGAGGAGGCGGTGCACGTGGGGGATGCGGAGGCCGACCTCCTGGGGGCCAGGGCGGCGGGGGTGCGCCCCCTCCTCTTTGACCCCCTGGGGGAGAACCCCAGGGCCCTCCACCGCCTGGAGGGGGTGCTAGACTACCTGGCATGA
- a CDS encoding carboxymuconolactone decarboxylase family protein translates to MSVRQAIWGEKREAIEASLREVDEDLFRYIRDFAYEEVLARPGLDLKTRELLAITALIALGSPKELATHLEGALRVGAREEEVREAILQSALFLGFPRALAAMKLFHQVLKGRGAPHPGER, encoded by the coding sequence ATGAGCGTGCGGCAGGCCATCTGGGGGGAGAAGAGGGAGGCCATCGAGGCCAGCCTGCGGGAGGTGGACGAAGACCTTTTCCGCTACATCCGCGACTTCGCCTATGAGGAGGTCCTGGCCCGCCCTGGGCTGGACCTGAAGACCCGGGAGCTTCTGGCCATCACCGCCCTGATCGCCCTGGGGAGCCCTAAGGAACTGGCCACCCACCTGGAGGGGGCCCTGCGGGTGGGGGCGCGGGAGGAGGAGGTGCGGGAGGCCATCCTCCAGTCCGCCCTTTTCCTGGGCTTCCCACGGGCCCTGGCCGCCATGAAGCTCTTCCACCAGGTGCTCAAGGGCCGTGGTGCTCCTCACCCGGGGGAAAGATAA
- a CDS encoding hemolysin III family protein yields the protein MVREPFNALSHALGVPLALLGTALFLLLAPKEAWPALLTFGLTMALTFGASALYHALRVGEKTLAWLRRLDHAAIFLFIAGSYTPFLAEGLSQGLRPFALGLVWGLALLGVGFRLFFLKAPRWLYTLAYLGLGWLSVLFLPRLELPFPTFVLMAASGVFYTLGALVYGKKRPDPWPGRVGFHGLWHLLVLLGSFLMYLAVLSLYT from the coding sequence ATGGTGCGCGAGCCCTTCAACGCCCTAAGCCATGCCCTAGGGGTGCCCCTGGCCTTACTGGGCACTGCCCTTTTCCTCCTCCTGGCCCCCAAGGAAGCCTGGCCAGCCCTCCTGACCTTTGGCCTCACCATGGCCCTGACCTTTGGGGCCAGCGCCCTGTACCACGCCCTACGGGTGGGGGAAAAGACCCTGGCCTGGCTCAGGCGGCTGGACCACGCGGCCATCTTCCTCTTCATCGCCGGAAGCTACACCCCCTTCTTGGCGGAGGGGCTATCCCAGGGGCTAAGGCCCTTCGCCCTGGGCCTGGTCTGGGGCCTGGCCCTTCTGGGGGTGGGTTTCCGCCTCTTTTTCCTCAAGGCCCCCCGCTGGCTCTACACCCTGGCCTACCTGGGCCTGGGGTGGCTTTCCGTCCTCTTTCTGCCCCGGCTGGAACTGCCCTTTCCCACCTTCGTCCTGATGGCCGCCTCCGGGGTCTTCTACACCCTGGGGGCCCTGGTCTACGGGAAAAAGCGCCCCGATCCCTGGCCCGGGCGGGTGGGGTTCCACGGGCTTTGGCACCTTTTGGTCCTCCTGGGGAGCTTCTTGATGTACCTGGCTGTCCTCAGCCTCTACACCTAG
- the hemA gene encoding glutamyl-tRNA reductase, which produces MALPLYLVGLSHKTAPVEVRERAALDPVVALPVLLRTLGHGVVVSTCNRTEIYGVGNPEAAWAFLRGRGVEASHLYLRQGVEALRHLYRVAAGLDSLVVGEAQILGQVREALFLARKHRATEGLLEKAFQSAIALGKRARSETAIGAGAVSVAYAALDLALAVYGDLTGLKVAVLGAGEMAELFLTHLKAHGVGQVLVVNRTEARARELAERFGGRAYGLKALAEVLRQADLVVASAAAPHYLVRPEDLPRRAKPLFLIDIALPRNIHPAVGRLPHAYLYNLDDLERVVEKNLRARQGEIPKVEALVEGALADYLEWYAGHRVREAIRALEAWALKEAVRDLPQADPATWQKEAGRRAHPWILAVKARAKDFLQGPPCPEGCPLLAFRPSRP; this is translated from the coding sequence ATGGCCCTACCCCTCTACCTGGTGGGCCTTTCCCACAAGACCGCCCCCGTGGAGGTGCGGGAGCGGGCGGCTTTGGACCCCGTGGTGGCCCTGCCCGTCCTCCTCCGTACCCTGGGCCATGGGGTGGTGGTTTCCACCTGCAACCGCACCGAGATCTACGGGGTTGGGAACCCGGAGGCCGCCTGGGCCTTCCTGCGGGGGCGCGGGGTGGAGGCCTCCCACCTCTACCTGCGCCAGGGGGTGGAGGCCCTCCGCCACCTCTACCGGGTGGCCGCCGGCCTGGACTCCCTGGTGGTGGGGGAGGCCCAGATCCTGGGCCAGGTGCGGGAGGCCCTTTTCCTGGCCCGGAAACACAGGGCCACGGAAGGCCTCTTGGAAAAGGCCTTCCAGTCGGCCATTGCCCTGGGCAAGCGGGCCCGGAGCGAGACGGCCATCGGGGCGGGGGCGGTGAGCGTGGCCTACGCCGCCTTGGACCTGGCCCTGGCGGTCTATGGGGACCTTACGGGCCTCAAGGTGGCGGTCCTGGGGGCGGGGGAGATGGCCGAGCTCTTCCTCACCCACCTGAAGGCCCACGGGGTGGGCCAGGTCTTGGTGGTGAACCGCACGGAGGCCCGGGCTAGGGAGCTGGCGGAGCGGTTCGGGGGGAGGGCCTATGGCCTTAAGGCCTTGGCCGAGGTTCTGCGCCAGGCCGACCTGGTGGTGGCTTCCGCCGCCGCCCCCCACTACCTGGTCCGCCCGGAAGACCTCCCCCGGCGGGCCAAGCCCCTCTTCCTCATTGACATCGCCCTGCCGCGGAACATCCACCCTGCGGTGGGACGGCTTCCCCACGCTTACCTCTACAACCTGGACGACCTGGAGCGGGTGGTGGAGAAAAACCTCCGGGCCCGCCAGGGGGAGATCCCCAAGGTGGAGGCCCTGGTGGAAGGAGCCCTGGCGGACTACCTGGAGTGGTACGCGGGCCACCGGGTGCGGGAGGCCATCCGGGCCCTCGAGGCCTGGGCCCTGAAGGAAGCGGTCCGCGACCTTCCCCAGGCCGATCCCGCTACCTGGCAGAAGGAGGCGGGCCGCCGCGCCCACCCCTGGATCCTGGCCGTGAAGGCCCGGGCCAAGGACTTCCTCCAGGGGCCTCCTTGCCCGGAAGGGTGCCCCCTCCTCGCCTTCCGCCCCTCCCGGCCATGA
- a CDS encoding cell wall metabolism sensor histidine kinase WalK has protein sequence MTLRSRITFLTAGLLLATLLALGLALEGLLRSFLYRSLREELQEASNQVVRLLNLGGQALLEAGLPASLYAEVQLLPEENPTLLSQEGGISLQKSPALGSQRLLLPEAGYKALLEGGEAWTYAELPREGPPLRLLVYARRVEVSLSGTVWKGALLVGRPVEDLEKTLVQFTRIYAGTALLALLLSILLARNLVARALEPLEWVARRAEAITERPEPLPEPEGRDEVASLVRALNGMLSRMQKAFEAQTRFLQDASHELRTPLTAILGHVGYLLRRTPLTAAQRESLEVVKREAERMGKLVSDLLELSQSGSWRMEPVPVRVLDLLEEVREEFAKSLEGEIVVEAPPELFVRGDPDRLHQVLANLLTNALKAGARHVWLRAFDLGEKVVVRVEDDGEGIPKEHLPHLFERFYRVDKARDRERGGSGLGLAIVKAILEAHGGEIWVESEVGRGTAFSFSLPASGPPPPPG, from the coding sequence ATGACCCTGCGCTCCCGCATCACCTTCCTCACCGCCGGCCTCCTCCTGGCCACCCTCCTGGCCCTGGGGCTGGCCCTGGAGGGGCTTCTGCGTAGCTTCCTCTACCGCTCCTTGCGGGAGGAGCTGCAGGAGGCCAGCAACCAGGTGGTGCGCCTCCTCAACCTGGGGGGGCAGGCCCTGTTGGAGGCGGGGCTTCCCGCCAGCCTCTACGCCGAGGTCCAGCTCCTGCCCGAGGAAAACCCCACCCTGCTCAGCCAGGAAGGGGGGATCAGCCTGCAGAAAAGCCCCGCCCTGGGCAGCCAGCGCCTCCTCCTTCCCGAGGCGGGGTACAAGGCCCTCCTGGAAGGGGGCGAGGCCTGGACCTACGCCGAACTCCCCCGGGAGGGCCCCCCCCTGAGGCTTCTGGTCTACGCCCGCCGGGTGGAGGTGAGCCTCTCGGGAACGGTGTGGAAGGGAGCCCTGCTGGTGGGCAGGCCGGTGGAGGACCTGGAGAAGACCCTTGTCCAGTTCACCCGCATCTACGCGGGCACCGCCCTCCTGGCCCTCTTGCTTTCCATCCTCCTGGCCCGGAACCTGGTGGCCCGGGCCCTGGAGCCCTTGGAATGGGTGGCCCGGCGGGCCGAGGCCATCACCGAGCGGCCCGAGCCCCTGCCCGAGCCCGAGGGACGGGACGAGGTGGCCAGCCTGGTGCGGGCCCTCAACGGGATGCTCTCCCGGATGCAGAAGGCCTTTGAGGCCCAGACCCGTTTCCTCCAGGATGCCTCCCACGAGCTCCGCACCCCCCTCACCGCCATCCTGGGCCACGTGGGCTACCTCCTGCGCCGCACCCCCCTCACCGCGGCCCAGCGGGAAAGCCTGGAGGTGGTGAAGCGGGAGGCGGAGCGCATGGGCAAGCTGGTTTCCGACCTCCTGGAGCTCTCGCAAAGCGGGAGCTGGCGCATGGAACCCGTGCCGGTGCGGGTTTTGGACCTCCTGGAGGAGGTGCGGGAGGAGTTCGCCAAGAGCCTGGAGGGGGAGATCGTTGTGGAGGCCCCTCCGGAGCTCTTCGTGCGGGGAGACCCAGACCGGCTGCACCAGGTCCTGGCCAACCTGCTCACCAACGCCCTGAAGGCCGGGGCCAGGCACGTCTGGCTCAGGGCCTTTGACCTGGGGGAGAAGGTGGTGGTCCGGGTGGAGGACGATGGGGAAGGCATCCCCAAGGAACACCTTCCCCATCTGTTTGAGCGCTTCTACCGGGTGGACAAGGCCCGGGATCGGGAGCGGGGAGGAAGCGGCCTGGGCCTGGCCATCGTGAAGGCCATCCTCGAGGCCCACGGGGGCGAGATCTGGGTGGAGAGCGAGGTGGGGCGGGGCACGGCCTTCAGCTTCTCCCTTCCCGCAAGCGGGCCACCGCCTCCTCCAGGCTGA
- a CDS encoding YceI family protein → MRGWVWVWVLFLPVLAQSFEVAQGEARYRVREQLVQVGITDAVGTTKAVRGQVTLQGGRASGEFVVDLRELRSDQSRRDNYLRQNTLQTDRFPTATFRPKEVRGLPSPLPQSGRFPVQVVGDLTLREATEEVVWEGEAEFKGGEVQVLLKTEFPFEKFRLVQPRVAVVLSVENRIRLEVELTLRRR, encoded by the coding sequence GTGCGGGGATGGGTATGGGTCTGGGTGCTTTTCTTGCCCGTATTGGCCCAGAGCTTTGAGGTGGCCCAGGGGGAGGCCCGCTACCGGGTGCGGGAGCAGCTGGTGCAGGTGGGCATCACCGACGCCGTAGGCACCACCAAGGCGGTGCGGGGGCAGGTCACCCTCCAAGGGGGCCGGGCCTCGGGGGAGTTTGTGGTGGACCTGAGGGAGCTAAGGAGCGACCAGAGCCGGCGGGACAACTACCTGCGGCAAAACACCCTCCAAACCGACCGCTTCCCCACCGCCACCTTCCGCCCCAAGGAGGTGCGGGGCCTGCCCAGCCCCCTGCCGCAAAGCGGCAGGTTCCCCGTGCAGGTGGTGGGGGACCTGACCCTGCGCGAGGCCACCGAGGAGGTGGTCTGGGAGGGGGAGGCGGAGTTCAAGGGGGGCGAGGTCCAGGTCCTCCTCAAGACCGAGTTCCCCTTTGAGAAGTTCCGGCTGGTCCAGCCCCGGGTGGCCGTGGTGCTCAGCGTGGAAAACCGGATCCGCCTCGAGGTGGAGCTTACCCTGAGGAGGCGGTAG